CTCGTTGTTGGTCTTTAGgggctataaaatcatatttaattatcaaaaaaaattcaaaatcagttttgaaaatacctccatgtgttttTTCCATAACGTAAATTCGCCCTCGAACTTCGACGGGTAAATACTCAGTCCGACCATCGTCTCagtgcttcagtcggtggttaatCTTTCTGAGGCGttcaagctctgataccatttgtttgTGCAGCGGGGACTGGCAAGAGGGGATAAATTGCCTAAAAAAATAACTCCTCGATCTTTTGATTTGATTAGGTTAGCACAACTAAaatgaataaaataataaaactgaacaactaatgaaaaaaagaaacaaaacaacttatttggttacaatctagatggttgttaatccaagatgatGAAAAAAGCTCCATTAGtcaatctcctttgttgaaggcagaAAATTCTTTTACACTCTTTTTAGGCTCAGAAAATACTAAGAAATTGAATACAGGATTTGTAGTtcagttgttgaatatttcctagttCCAGGCGTATTTTTATAGTCATTGGAAAATGTTATCCGCAACTTGAAGACTCATTCAAAGTGGTCCAAGGCACTTTCCATCGGATAGATTTTATCTGAcgaggataaaaatttatccttgGGTAATGACTAGTGAAGGCGCCATCCATaagttggaaggcaccttctatgaaacattgaaggtgccttccaacccatggaaggcgccttccataagacAGATCAGGTTGGTCTTCTTCGGGTGATACTCTAGTTATTCGGAGTTGAATTCATCCGAAATCAACTTCGATCTTCTCCTCGAATCGATTTTTTTTCCAGCTTcttatccctcgaacgtcgtgcatatTTTTCTCATCtaccggtgtattcttccgcaaCACGTCATTTCTCGAATGCATCGAGTCCGTCGACTCTTTTTCCATGTCATTATTCTTACTAGCTATGTCTTTTGTTCGATTTTTTAAGTTTCTAAATTCTTATATacttaaatacatgaatcaaatatataaaatttaactgaattgatcatattaaaattatCATGTACTTAAATTCTttcatttgatgattttataaaTGATAAAtgcccttttaatttttacccaTATAAGTTTGAGTCCATTACTAATAAAAATATTACTCTATTTTATATAAAGGGCTCAAATGTCATTAACAATGTCTCGAAGGATGCAAATCAAAACAAATAATACATTTTGTTAAAGCAAATAGGCTGGAGATGAACAACAAAAAACAACTCTCCTGTCCAAGTTGGCTGCTCATAAAGTATGATGCATTTCAGAGCCTGCAAAAGAAATTTtgcttctgtttttttttcttctaagtaACGTTTGTGCACATGTATTACGTGAGCTATATATCAAGTGGGTTAATATAGAAAGAGAATTGGGGAAGAAGAattgatttataaaaaataattttaatttttaaagattatctttatttttatttttatgaagtaAAACTCTAATATTGTTATAATTATATATTCCTCTAAGGGTTATAAAAAATTGAGGTGAGATAATTGTCTCATCAAAGTTATACATGGCTTCACCCCTGCTTACAATAGTGCAATGATAGTATGACGTTCGAGAATCTCAACAGTAAATTACTgtaataaatttttcttataaaaaattaatttaatattatatttgatcTTAACtaaaaagttaagaaaaatatatcttttaatattatcgattcaaggtatttataaaaaatttctctaccCATAGTATTATTAATTCTAAAATATGTGACTAAAGATAACTCTAGAAAATTTAGTATCTAGTTTTCTGATTTTTAAAAAGGTTAATCCATCTTAGCTCACTAAAATTTTGCCatcataataaatcaaaatcagaACATTCTTATGACCAAAATGAGCCTCTTCGTTTTTCTTACTTGGTATAAggtattcaattttttaaattgacTAATTTAAAGATAACCAATttaattctataaaaaaaaaactttacggGTCATTATTatacatttaaaaaatattcatataaatctatcaAATCGTCAATATTTTTAGATCTTTTTTTTCACTGAAGAAAAAATAGTGACAGCTATTGGGGGCAACTTCTTGAAAGGACAAAAGATGCAGGTGTCAGCTTATCTACAGGTTCATGACAATAATTCAGCCCATGCGTAGAATCTTTAAAGAAAAAGTAACCATGCTTTAACAATGTTGTGCTGCTTTAATAGGATCGTGCGTACTTTAATCTGCCTACGAGAGTCAGAAATCTTTTCCTCAAAAAGTTTAATGAACCCGACGTGAATCGAACACGCAACCTTCTGATCTGGAGTCAGACGCGCTACCATTGCGCCACGGATCCAACGATGttcaatttattaatttaatttattagataTGTATATTCATAAACATTGTTTTCATAAACATTGTTTTCATAAACATATGAATAATATAACAATACGCCATTTAAGTCTTAAAATTTAAGTAGTATAAGGTCTTCATATTCTCTGTTTTTTTAATCGATTCTAATGAGaaagaaaattagttttttttacttttcaataaataaaagaaaatctcAACTTATCAACAGGCATGAAAATAATAATACTGAACGTATAACTTCTGGGAAAATCGAGCTGTAAGGAGATATAAGGAGGTTCAAATATCTTTCACTAAATTATcatattctaaaattcaaaatgaatCTTGTAGTTCAATTAAAGATGTATATTTTGGGGGTAAATTAGAGGCTTTGAATATTGTAATATTCAGCTATTAGAGCATTGTAGACTTCGTGTGAAGTAAATGAAATAATTTACCTTCTAtttaaattttcataaaatttattataaatccCAGCATCTCTGTCCGTCCGTCTTAGACCAACATGGAGAAGATAAATTAAATTCATGGCCAACAAAGAATCACAAGCAAGCTGACACTTCATTAAGCATTGATAATGTGGAACGGTTAAGGTTTTTTTCACTTATTGCCCAAGTTTCTTCCCAGATTATTCTCAAGATTTTTGCAGTTTTGAAACAAAATTAGGAACAAATAGCTTCTGCAACCGAAATAAAGATGTCTTATCTTCCGTTCCAATCATAATCATAAAATGATATTCCAGTGTCAGAAATTTTTGTTGAAAACGAAGATTGATCTGTTACTAAAAATTGCCTGGCAAGATAAATTGTTAGGTGACTTCTTCGACTAATATGGTTTACGGGTTGATTTTCAAATGACAGTTAAAAAAGAATTTATTTGTGTTTCTCtttaaattaatctaaaatttaCTGTTTTCCAGCTGAAAGTGTATTTCTATCAAATAAACCATGCTTCTCAGAAACCTAAAAATTGTTTCCTTTGGAATTTTGATGTTTCTTGATTCCTAGTTGGACTGCTCTGAGTCAGTCATATTGCTTATGGAACCTCTCTTCCATTCAGATGCTACATATGTCTGGCGGATTATGAAAATGGAAAATAACATTTTCCATTAAACCTGCTTTAAATCCAATTCAATAAAAAAGGGTAGAAGTCGATAGGACCAATCCAGTTTCAAAACATCAATTTGGCATACTCTAGAAATCAATTGGCAATACCTGGATCTTCTCAGCTGCGGTTAATTCTAATTAGACCACTAACGAACACCTTTACCGGTCCCTAAATCAAACAAGTCATTATGACTCCTCCAGAAACCATATTGCACATACTGAAACTTTCTTCCTTCAAAAAAATAACAAGcattgaaattataatttttagcACAATATCAAACTCTGTCATATGAACAAAATTGTTGTTCTCAATGTCATGTTTTATTTGCATCATTTGGTGTCAGTAAATGGATGAACTATCCTTGACACCAAAACAAAGTGCACTGAAAGTAATAACTGGATCAATTGCAAAACTTTCCAGATGTAAATTTGGGCATTGCTCTAAGCCAGTGTCAATTTTCCTAGCTGACGTTATGGAATGAATCAATAATGGCATCAGCGAGGTATTCGCATTTGGCCACAGAGAGTCCAGCCAAAGATATTCTTCCATCCTTGGTCATGTAAACATGCCACTTGTTGGTCATATTATCActctaacaaaaaaataaaaggacaccATGAGATGTTGTCATGTGATGTATGGTTTAtaatctgaaaaaaaaataatgtacaagaaatgctaatttaaTTATGACATTATGAGATATTAGAATATTAGTACCTGTGCTTTGTTTAACCCAGTGTAGGAGAACATGCCAATTTGCTTAAGGATAAAAGACCAGTCCTTGCCGGTTTTATCTTTCTGAATTAGATTCTCATAGAGTCTTTGCCGTACGTTCTTTATTCGTCCAGCCATTATTTCCATCTCCTCTTTCCATTCACTGAAAAGGTTTGGGTCTCCAACAACATTGGCAACTATCCTAGCACCGTGAACGGGAGGATTGGAATACATTGGCCGGGCTAGTCTTTTGAGCTGGCTTTTCGCCCTGATTATAGAAGGCAAAACGGATGAAATAGGAGGGGTACTTTAGGTGTATAGCACACAACATACCTTACTGCAGCTTCTGAAGATGAACAAACTACATTTGTAGCTCCAATCCTTTCTGCATACAAACCTAAATTTTTACTGTAAGACTGAGCAACGAAAAGCTCCATGCCACGTTTGACAAATAGTCTAACGGAAAATGCATCTTCATCAAGGCTTCCACTAGCAAAACCCTACAAGTTTGTTTCACGACTCAACATAATTTGAACATTGGAAAGGAAAGGAAATTTGTAAAACAAGATTACCTGATATGCAACATCAAAGAATGGAATATGATTCTTCTCTTGAATGACATCAGCAATCTTTTCCCATTGCTCAGGAGTTGGGTCAATTCCCGTTGGATTGTGGGCACATCCATGTAGTAGGACAAAAGATCCATCTGGTGCTGCCTAAAGCAGAGAGAAATTGATTATCTTACTAAAAGGTACAAGGAAGCAAACAAGCATTAAATATTCATACTAGGAAAGAGAGAACTAGAATTTATTAAAACATACAGAAATGCCCAAAATTATTCCAATAATAAacgaaaataaaacaaaaaataacctaatatataaatttaattaactcgATGATCCTCCCTCTGAAAGCACCAAACTATAAAAGTGGATAGTGGGGGCTTATACACCACCAGCCATGGTgatgataaaataatatgaagagagagagagagagagagagggtgtACCTATACAGTTAGAACtaagttaaaattataaattcaattgCCAAGAAGACTCAACGAGACTGATCAACCAAGATCACTAGTAACATAATTCAAGGATTACAAATACCAACTATACTAAAAAACCAAAAAACTAGGTAAGGACTAAGGAGAGATTGTACCATTGGATGCCATTTGGAGTATAAAATgctaaaacaaacaaaaaagaacGTCTCTAAAAAGTATCGATCAGATGCTGAATGCAAAGCTGGAAGCAAAAAAGAATTTGACTATAAAACATGAGCAATTTTATGGATTTCAAAACTTTCAAaacgttaaaaaaaaaaactcattcaaTCTTCTAAAATGACACCATCATTTCATCACCAAATGACTGACAGTTTACATGTGAAGCAGATCTAGGTTCCAGCATCTGACAAAAAATTCATTACCTTAATGTCTGTTACCATTCCATCAAAGTCTAATCCAACTGTCCTGGGATCATAATAGCGATATTCAGACCAGGGAACACTAGCATCATTGAAAATGTTCCTGTGATTACCTGTTAGTCATAGAAGAAATTGATTAAAATCATAAATTGTATTGGTCATCTCTCTATTTACATTCTAAGAAAATGTAAAATTTGTTCACCCCAAGTTGGAGAGGATATCAAAACTTTTGAATCAGGAAAATATCTTTGTATAAATGCTGCTGCAACACGAAGAGAGCCTGTCCCTGAAAGCCCTTGAACAGTTGCCACCTGAACAATCAAAGCTAATAGTTTGTTAGGAAAACACCAAGATAAATCTAAATGAACTCTATCTAGTTTTGCACGAAACCTATGTCAAGACTCACACATGGAATTGATATGCCATGGTACCAGTTAGTTGcaatccaaaattttgaaaactaactacTGCTTGCAGCAAGAATTACCAATGCTAGCTTAGATTGCTGTACTAAATACCAGGTACACCAAGAAACAAGAGACTTATCATATTGCAAAGATTTATTTTCTTAACATCAATACTGGAGAATGAAAAGTTTAAATAAAGGATCAAAATGATATGAGACATACCCTTCCTTCCTTGATAACAGGATTATCTGCCCCTAGTAATAAGTCAGCAGTTGCTTTATTAAAGGCAGCTAAACCTTCAATAGGAAGATACTGCAATGCCAAGAATAAACAAAAAATTAGAAAGAAATAATTGTCAGCAATGACAACACAATAAAATTGAATTAGACAAAAAACAAAATGTACCTCCTTGTTTTCTCCTCGTTCCAGCATTAGCTTTTCTACCTATAAGGTGAAATGGCATATGCACTTTTTAGTTACGAAATTTAAGTAATGACTGAACGAACTCCAATTTATAATTGATAACACAAAGATCAGTGAGAGAACAGCACTTTATAAGACGCGTTTATAATACATCAGAAAAGAAACTATGCAAATTATTAAGCAACAATTTTTACCTTCTTAACTACATTTAGCACATAGGGTTGAAGTTCTTCTGTCCTGTAAGCTCCAACACCAAGGTTAAGTTTCAGATCACTTGTGTCAGCTTTGAATGCCTCAGAAACCCCAAGGATAGGATCTGGAGGAGCCATGGTAACTCCCTCAAAATGAGAAGAATTAACTGTGACAGCCATACTGACTCGTGTGAAAACCTGGAattttaaaaagttgactattatGTTCCAGGTACAGTATATATTAATACCGAGGGTAAAAGTGACTATTGAATCTGAGGACCAAAAGAGATATTCTTCCAGTTTCTGatgtttttatagaattttcaatTCACTATCTTTTCTAATGTCAACCGCAAGCTGTTGAAACAAATTGTCTCATTTCTGAAGTCCTTAAATTCTGAATATTCCGAGTTCCACTTATGCCACACTTCCTCAGGCTggtaaaaataattataacattGAGAACACGTTTCAGCATGCACCATTCTTATCTATCACAAGTAGTTGTGCCATATTCAGATCGACAAACACAAAGTGCATGGTGGCTTCAAAAAGAGTGAAAAAGGTTAACTAGAAGAATAGCACACGTAATGTTGGCAAAATTTCGACTTCTTTGTGGGGGTACTTTCCTTTATTGAGAACAATAATATAAAGGCAAGCAGTGCCAATAGGTCATCAGTTTATTAAATAAACCGAGTCCAATTAAGAAAGCACACACATAATGCCATGCATAGTGAGTAGAGTATAAATTGCAAATACATGTGGCCTTAATTTATGTCTAGCAGCATTCTGAGATGAAAGGATTAAAAAATACCAAAGGAAGCATAGACCTATTAGCAGTATTGCTGACCAAGTATATTCAGTGGATTCttgcaaaattaaaattttgcaaTGCTTGATAAATGAAGAAATAGCTGTCAGCATCTTGAATAAATCATGATAAGATTGTTTGTCCAAGTCGAAGAAAGACATGTGAGTATCACAGAGAACAGTCAAGTAAGTTAAGCAGGAAAGCTTTCATGAACTTAAGCAAATACCATTAGGAATTGACTGACTCTAGTTGGTGCTAGACAGGATAGCAATTATACTGCGGGCTAACAAAAAAGGTGGGTTCGAGGAGAAAGCAAGAAGAGATAACCATTGtcctctagatttttttttaaaagaaattatttaataatcgagGATTATTCCTCAAACCATTAAACAGATGTTTATATAGACTCTGGACCAAcacaaataaaggaaataaatcccaacatatagagcacaatttctatcttgtaaagaaaggaagaaaaattctaaaagaaagaaaaaattattaatagacTCATAATCCTAAAATTCCTAAACGGActcaaaatataaatatataaaaagatagaaattactaaaaatacCTATAATACtttaaaaccaaaaaggtaaaaattatcaaaaataataataataataatcttcagATCCTCCTGCATTTGTTGCCCCGGGTTGAAAAAACTCGTCCTCGAGTCTAGAGTAGTGTCAGGGGTAGTTGTTGAGGAAGATCATTTGGCACCAAATCGGCAAAAGTTTGTTGGAGGGCGCAGTGGATCACATCGGAGTTTCGAGCCATGAGTAGTAGTTTCTTCACTTTGTGTTGATACATTGCGTACTCTCTTGCTTCAATTTTTTCAAACAAATCTTCTTCCATAACACTGAAAATTTTCACTAGAGGTTTTTTTAACAAATTGGAGGGGAGCTTctattaggggtgtaaatgaaccaagccgctcgtgaACTATTCGAAGATCAATTCGATAAaaactcgtttgagctcgtttaatgaggctcgttaagctaaacaaaccaagctcaagcttaatAATATTCagttcgttagctcgtgaacacgttcgttaagctcatgaattaacttttaaataaaaaaataataattttgatatttaatttatagattttacactctacttatgaaaaatatagacaaatatattaaatttatttattagaataaaattataaattttaatagaatattataattttctctaaatatataatttaatttttaatgaatatttaaatttataatttatatttattaaactcatttaggctcgataaaagttgaaataagctcgtgagccatgaatatattcggtaaataaagctcgagctcggctcgattataaacgagccaagctcaaacattcaagagttcggctcggctaggctcgattacacccctagctTCTATCAAGGTTTGTTTTTGGGCACCCTTTTATGATCTCTTTCTTTGGTTTGTGGAACAATTTCTAAATAAGTTGTAGCATGCTTTTAGGAGCCAAGAAATGAAGGTAGGCATCCAACATTTCAATACCCTCGCCAGATTCACCTGGTGTAAGGTTGCCGCCAAATAGAAGCAAAGCATAATCTGAAATATTTGTTGAATCCCTTTTGTATATGCTTGAAGATTTCACCTTATCACTGAAAATCATGTAGATTCACCCTTTCATTAACTGAGGAAGGATCAACTTTCCTGACATCTTTGTTGTAGAAAGTtgttctttttcctcttcttttgcATTGGATGACGCTAAGGTAAAGGCAAGCACAAAGAACAACACATGCCATTTCCATATCATCTCCATACTGGTTGTATGCCTTAGCCTTGTCCACAAAACTAATGTCAGATAGCAGATCCAAGAATTGCATGGTGAAGAAAATGACTGAGGAGTCCATCCTTCTTTTGAGCCAACAGTATTGTAGTATCCTGTAAATGCACCATGAAATCTTCTGCATTCTTCCTCATCTCTAACCTCTTCCACCGATAGTACCGCCGCCAATCTCTTCTCTGCCGATGACCGAAGATCTTATGGAATAAATTCAGCACAGACTGAAAATAGTTATTGCACCTTGTCAACTCTGTCATCATTGTAAATTGGTTTGCAAATCTCATCGGTCTTGCCTTCTAGGGGTTCCTCAGATGGTCTACGATCAGTTGCTTAATATAATTTGATAAAAAGTTCAGAATTACCTTGTTAGACAAAACATAAATCCGGAACGAATAAAAGATCATCATCAAGCACTTCGTCTGCTCCATAATCGTCATATACCGGCTATCTAATCACCTCAGTCTCATCTTAGTCGTAAATTGGGTCACTAATCGCCTTGGTCTCGACTCCAATTTGAGATGAAGATTTCTCTTCAATTATAGCATCTTCCACCACTTCCACTAGTGAATCCTTGGAAAttaacaaactctaacgaacGATGAAAGTCCAAGGTCATCACCAAAAAGTACCTCAACAACTTCCTCCAAATCATTTTCGAATTCATTAAGGTCATCTTGAGAGTCGAAGCTATCATCCTCCATGGAAAAACCTAATCATCCTTGGAACGAAATTTGAGTGTAACCAAAAGgaaaaaagtaatttttcatctttttcttcttctcctaatCTTTgatcttggttttgccctatcTATCTTGTGAGCGCCGCAAGTGCTCCCACCACACCGATGCTCAACCCTCGAGTCTAATGGCAATCAGTTTCACCTTCATTTGATCCGGAACTTGCTTATGGTCGAGGATCTGCTCCACCTTGTTGATCCAATCAACAAAATTCTTTGTCACATACCAAAAAATTTGGGTAGATCAACTTGAGATTTGAGGTCTCCATGTCGATTCTCTCTACCATGTACCTCATGATTTTCAAGATTTCCTGTTACTAGACGCTGGGTTAAATCTGCAACTTGCCTCTGTAAATCCTCAATATTGTCCTGCGTGCTACAACCACGATGCGAGGCTTCCAAACTGACACGACCACAACGACCTAGAGCTCAACTTCCTCAATCGAAACTTGTTAGCTCTGATACGAACTAACGCCGAGCAAAATAACGATTATCCTACAGGCTGATAAGAAGAGGGGGTTTGAGGAGAAGgcaaaattttttttggaaaaaaaaaaagaaattttatttaataatcaagGGGTATTCCTCAAACCGCTAAACAGATGTCTATATAATCTCTGGTTATAAACCACAATTCCTAtctggtaaaaaaaaaaagaatttctaaaagaaataaaaaattattaataagctCACAATCCTAAAATTCTTAAACAGACTcaaaatacaaatatataaagAGATAGAAATTACCAAATGtacctaaaatattaaaaaaaaatagcttaaatACCAAAAaggtaaaaattatcaaaattaataataataataataataataataataataataataatcatcttcTGATCGTCTGGCGTCACTAGCACGCCGTTTTTTACTCGTACCATCTTAGACCATTGCATTACCAAACATACATAGTTACTTTTCCTAAAAATGTATATGTTTCTTTAGGTATATATCAACCTCTCCAAATTAGTCCAAATCGTCATGAGAGGAGAAGGAAACAAGAATCAGTTGACAGTGACTAGCTCACAAAAAAGCTAACTACAAGTGGAGCTTAAGCCAGCATTTAAGCTGCAATAGGCAACCTGGCGAGATCAAAGAGAAAATGATCATACCTTCCCCTTGAAAACGAGATCCGCATGTTTCTTTCCGAATCCAATCCGCTGCTGAAATAGCGAAGCGATTCAGCAACCAGTACAAAACTTGATCTCAAGAAAATCAAATAGCGAATTCCGAtccagaaaaaaaaacaagaagggCATCGAAAACCTAAACCTTGGGGTTCCCCCGAAGGGACACTAAGGAGGCAGATGGCGCAGAGATAGCGACCGAAGCTACGTTCGAAGCCATTCGATCTGATGAGGGAAAAAAAACAGAGAGGATCGAATCACATTCCTGAACAAGGACGATaagaataaaaagaagagaaaaggattTCGATCGGTAACCTCGATAAAATCGAAAAGAAGAGACGGGATGTGCTATAAGATCGCCCTGTGGATCTCTTTCCACCCGACTGCTAATTTTGGCCCCTTGAGTAGAGCAAAGACCGTGTCGTGATATTTAATCCGATTTAATTCTTTTGGTTCAAATAATATTGGCCAAAAATCAAAAGCGGTCATTTGTTTTTTCCTTGCTAAATCATCGAAAACgtctcactttaattaattttttaatcaaaagaCACATGTAAAATAACACAGCTATTTAGGACTCTTTTTATTATCATCCTATATATATCTTCTGTCTGAATTCTAAATTAATAGGAGACGCACTAGCCATTTTGAGTTTcataatgaaaaaaaatttaaaattaaaattatttgtagttttaaaagaaattttaaatgatatttttgaaTTTGAAACTAGGTTGTTTCCAATTTCACCTCTAATCAGTGCATCAATTTGACATATTATACATGTTATAATTCAATCCAAGTAAAAAATTAtaactttttatttataaaattgtaATAAGTATGACAGCTTAGTTGTAACAACTATAATTTTACAAAAGTTATACGTGAGTGTTAAATCCTAAATTTTGAGATATCGtaattttttactaaaattaaacaatggaacacacaatatattaaattgaagTTCGTTCAAAAATTCAGGTTACAAGGTGAAACTAGTTTTGGgctaaaaaatattgtttaattttttttggaggtttcaaataattttaatattaaaaaaattatattataatagttataaaattGTAGCTACTATAACTGTACAATAATTATGAATCATAGTTATTACAATACACACCCAATTCAAAATTTAGGTGGAAAATATAGGAAAGAAATAAGAATGAGAATAGTATATTGTAGGGTAATTTAATAATTATACATGAGGTAAAGTaccctttttaaaaaatttaaaatgggaCACCATCTTCatctttcaaaaaataaagatAGCCTTTTAAATTTTTGACTAATATTTGAGCACAGTTTTTTAtattacaaaaattatttgtgattttACCTAGAGTAAATTATTATATGGCAATTTTCgtttttaatttattgaaatatTCACGGTATCTTCAAATGAATATTATTAAACCTATATTATGTTTTTCCTTATATTTTGCAAtagatgtgtttttttttaaatttaaaaagtagTTGTAGAAAATTAGTATAGGCCTTCTGACATGAGGAAAATCGCATAAAAACATTGCTTTTTCTTGGGTGAATTGACATCCACAATTGGGTCATTGGTAAAATTCATAAACTCTATGATGGTTTGGAAAACAATAGAAAAAATGTCATCGAGTTTATTGAAGAAGGGAAGCTTCAGTCGCAGAATTTTGCATGCACTGAATCGAGTACATTTTGGTGTACACGTGTGAATGACTGACGGCACATTGGAACGACGGGCTCAGCTCAGCTGTGCTTCTTCCCTCCGGCCAAAATACGTGATATTTGCAGCCCTCGGCTGAAGGCCTGGTTGAACAGTAGCCT
The genomic region above belongs to Zingiber officinale cultivar Zhangliang chromosome 11A, Zo_v1.1, whole genome shotgun sequence and contains:
- the LOC122031878 gene encoding aspartate aminotransferase, chloroplastic-like isoform X1 is translated as MASNVASVAISAPSASLVSLRGNPKQRIGFGKKHADLVFKGKVFTRVSMAVTVNSSHFEGVTMAPPDPILGVSEAFKADTSDLKLNLGVGAYRTEELQPYVLNVVKKVEKLMLERGENKEYLPIEGLAAFNKATADLLLGADNPVIKEGRVATVQGLSGTGSLRVAAAFIQRYFPDSKVLISSPTWGNHRNIFNDASVPWSEYRYYDPRTVGLDFDGMVTDIKAAPDGSFVLLHGCAHNPTGIDPTPEQWEKIADVIQEKNHIPFFDVAYQGFASGSLDEDAFSVRLFVKRGMELFVAQSYSKNLGLYAERIGATNVVCSSSEAAVRAKSQLKRLARPMYSNPPVHGARIVANVVGDPNLFSEWKEEMEIMAGRIKNVRQRLYENLIQKDKTGKDWSFILKQIGMFSYTGLNKAQSDNMTNKWHVYMTKDGRISLAGLSVAKCEYLADAIIDSFHNVS
- the LOC122031878 gene encoding aspartate aminotransferase, chloroplastic-like isoform X2 yields the protein MASNVASVAISAPSASLVSLRGNPKRIGFGKKHADLVFKGKVFTRVSMAVTVNSSHFEGVTMAPPDPILGVSEAFKADTSDLKLNLGVGAYRTEELQPYVLNVVKKVEKLMLERGENKEYLPIEGLAAFNKATADLLLGADNPVIKEGRVATVQGLSGTGSLRVAAAFIQRYFPDSKVLISSPTWGNHRNIFNDASVPWSEYRYYDPRTVGLDFDGMVTDIKAAPDGSFVLLHGCAHNPTGIDPTPEQWEKIADVIQEKNHIPFFDVAYQGFASGSLDEDAFSVRLFVKRGMELFVAQSYSKNLGLYAERIGATNVVCSSSEAAVRAKSQLKRLARPMYSNPPVHGARIVANVVGDPNLFSEWKEEMEIMAGRIKNVRQRLYENLIQKDKTGKDWSFILKQIGMFSYTGLNKAQSDNMTNKWHVYMTKDGRISLAGLSVAKCEYLADAIIDSFHNVS